The following are encoded in a window of Microvirga ossetica genomic DNA:
- a CDS encoding MFS transporter yields MPKPSPRVVITALGITQILAWGSSFYLPAVLAQPIAADTGWSLGWVVGGLSVGLLAAGLIAPRVGRTIDARGGRSVLVASSVLLAAGLATLALAHSLPVYLMAWLVMGVGMGSGLYDAGFATLGRLYGKDARRAITTLTLWGGFASTVCWPLSAWLVEHFGWRGACAAYAAIHVLVSLPLHAFLVPGIDLSSSGGKSSGTQPVLSSPAPLSDIRRARAFALLAVVLTLGAVTASMIAVHLLTFLQARGLGLAAAVALGALVGPSQVGARIVEMAFGRHYHPIWTMAASVTLVACGILLLLLGFPILALALALYGAGNGIGSIAKGTLPLSLFGPDGYASLMGKLAMPSLLAQALSRSIGAVLIGIGGPDAALGLLSVLACLNLAFVGLLGAASRPTLAGRS; encoded by the coding sequence ATGCCGAAGCCAAGCCCGAGGGTGGTCATTACCGCCCTCGGGATCACGCAGATCCTCGCCTGGGGATCGTCCTTCTATCTGCCCGCCGTACTCGCGCAGCCGATCGCCGCCGACACCGGATGGTCGCTCGGGTGGGTCGTCGGCGGCCTGTCCGTGGGTCTGCTCGCGGCAGGGCTGATCGCACCCCGGGTCGGGCGCACGATCGATGCCAGGGGTGGCCGTTCGGTCCTCGTCGCCAGCTCGGTCCTGCTCGCCGCCGGACTCGCGACCCTCGCGCTCGCCCACAGCCTTCCCGTCTACCTGATGGCTTGGCTCGTGATGGGCGTCGGCATGGGGTCGGGTCTCTACGACGCGGGGTTCGCCACACTCGGGCGCCTGTACGGGAAGGACGCCCGGCGCGCCATCACCACCCTGACCCTGTGGGGCGGATTCGCCAGCACGGTCTGCTGGCCGCTCAGCGCCTGGCTCGTCGAGCACTTCGGCTGGCGCGGTGCCTGCGCGGCCTACGCCGCGATCCACGTCCTCGTGTCCCTTCCGCTGCACGCCTTCCTCGTTCCCGGCATCGATTTATCTTCGAGCGGCGGCAAATCCTCCGGCACGCAGCCCGTGCTGTCCTCCCCAGCCCCTCTGTCCGACATCCGGCGTGCGCGCGCGTTCGCGCTCCTCGCCGTGGTCCTCACCCTCGGGGCAGTAACCGCCTCCATGATCGCCGTGCACCTGCTCACCTTCCTCCAGGCACGGGGGCTCGGACTCGCGGCAGCCGTCGCCCTCGGCGCGCTCGTCGGTCCTTCGCAGGTCGGCGCCCGCATCGTCGAGATGGCCTTCGGCCGCCACTATCACCCGATCTGGACCATGGCGGCCTCCGTCACCCTGGTTGCGTGCGGGATCCTGCTGCTCCTCCTCGGGTTCCCGATCCTGGCGCTTGCCCTTGCGCTGTACGGCGCCGGGAACGGCATCGGCTCCATCGCGAAGGGTACCCTGCCCCTCAGCCTGTTCGGGCCGGACGGCTACGCCTCGCTCATGGGCAAGCTGGCAATGCCGAGCCTGCTGGCCCAGGCCCTGTCCCGATCGATCGGGGCAGTTCTGATCGGCATCGGTGGACCGGACGCAGCGCTCGGACTTCTCTCCGTGCTGGCTTGCCTAAACCTCGCCTTCGTGGGTCTGCTGGGAGCGGCCTCACGACCGACCCTGGCAGGAAGGTCGTGA
- a CDS encoding FAD-dependent oxidoreductase, whose product MTSSNALPIAVIGAGPIGLAAAAHLIRRGLPVKVYEASATVAANVKDWGRVRLFSPWEYNTDAAARTLLQAHGWQEPPGKAMPTGTDLYEAYLKPLSEVPAMATVIETDAKVSAITRQGVDKVLSWGREIKPFVLAVSNGNGAIRRDLARAVIDASGTWTAPNPLGAGGILAEGESENARSIAYGIPDVLGRDRAAYEGKTILVVGAGHSAANVLLDLARLAERDSRTSVVWATRGENLMRVYGGERADQLPARGELGSRLKALVDSGRVTLVAGFSATRIRAIDGQVMVQGETANGIREVGPVDRIVVATGQRPDLNLTRELRLDLDPWLESSKALGPLIDPNEHSCGSVPPHGHRELAHPEPGFYTVGIKSYGRAPTFLMLTGYEQVRSVVAAIAGDLSAADDIHLVLPETGVCSTNIPVDGAKASSGCCGRPASAAVDDCCAADAEAKAEGQSGCGCGPARTPETVAESVSCC is encoded by the coding sequence ATGACCTCGTCCAATGCCCTCCCCATTGCCGTCATCGGTGCAGGTCCGATTGGCCTCGCCGCCGCCGCCCACCTGATCCGGCGCGGCCTGCCCGTGAAGGTCTACGAGGCAAGCGCCACCGTCGCCGCCAACGTCAAGGATTGGGGCCGCGTCCGCCTGTTCTCGCCGTGGGAGTACAACACCGACGCGGCAGCCCGAACCCTGCTCCAAGCCCACGGCTGGCAGGAGCCTCCTGGCAAGGCGATGCCGACGGGGACGGACCTGTACGAGGCCTACCTCAAGCCGCTGTCCGAAGTCCCCGCGATGGCAACGGTGATCGAGACGGACGCCAAGGTCTCGGCCATCACCCGACAGGGCGTGGACAAGGTGCTCAGCTGGGGGCGCGAGATCAAGCCCTTCGTGCTTGCCGTCTCCAACGGCAACGGCGCCATCCGGCGCGACCTGGCCCGGGCGGTGATCGACGCCTCAGGGACGTGGACGGCCCCGAATCCCTTGGGTGCGGGCGGAATCCTGGCCGAGGGCGAGTCCGAGAATGCCCGGAGCATTGCTTACGGCATCCCGGACGTGCTCGGCCGCGACCGCGCCGCCTACGAAGGCAAGACAATCCTGGTGGTCGGCGCCGGGCACTCGGCTGCCAACGTGCTTCTCGATCTGGCCCGATTGGCCGAACGGGATTCTCGGACCTCCGTCGTCTGGGCCACCCGCGGCGAGAACCTGATGCGGGTCTATGGTGGCGAACGGGCCGACCAGCTTCCGGCCCGCGGCGAGCTCGGCTCCAGGCTCAAGGCGCTCGTCGACAGCGGACGGGTCACCCTCGTGGCCGGGTTCTCCGCCACACGCATCCGTGCCATCGACGGGCAGGTTATGGTCCAGGGCGAAACGGCAAACGGCATCCGCGAGGTCGGCCCCGTCGACCGGATCGTCGTCGCGACCGGACAGCGCCCGGACCTCAACCTGACCCGTGAACTGCGACTCGACCTCGACCCGTGGCTTGAGAGCTCGAAGGCGCTCGGCCCGCTGATCGATCCCAATGAACACTCGTGCGGATCGGTTCCGCCGCACGGCCACCGCGAGCTCGCCCATCCGGAGCCCGGCTTCTACACGGTCGGTATCAAGAGCTATGGCCGTGCGCCGACCTTCCTGATGCTGACCGGCTACGAGCAGGTCCGCTCGGTCGTGGCGGCGATCGCCGGAGACCTCTCCGCAGCGGACGACATTCACCTGGTGCTGCCGGAGACGGGAGTGTGCTCGACGAACATTCCGGTCGACGGTGCGAAGGCATCCTCCGGATGCTGCGGCCGTCCCGCCTCGGCAGCCGTCGACGACTGCTGCGCCGCGGACGCCGAGGCCAAGGCCGAAGGCCAGTCGGGCTGCGGATGCGGTCCCGCGAGGACGCCGGAGACGGTTGCGGAATCTGTAAGCTGCTGCTGA
- a CDS encoding DUF1127 domain-containing protein: MLILLSSRLGRERSATTHSEMLSLDDLDDHLLRDIGLRRTNLYAVPVERLLPACRSKAAHRWAELMTRLRNALAPGPVPCCRS, from the coding sequence ATGCTGATCCTTCTCTCTTCCCGCCTCGGCCGGGAACGCTCGGCCACCACCCACAGCGAAATGCTGTCGTTAGACGATCTCGACGATCATCTCCTGCGGGACATCGGCTTGCGGCGCACTAACCTCTATGCCGTCCCCGTGGAGCGGTTGCTGCCCGCTTGCCGCTCCAAGGCGGCCCATCGCTGGGCCGAACTCATGACCCGCTTGCGCAACGCCCTCGCTCCCGGACCCGTCCCCTGCTGCCGATCCTGA
- a CDS encoding ArsR/SmtB family transcription factor, translating to MNVEQAAKQLEALGNTTRLQVYRTLVRAGEAGLPVGQIQERLGIPGSTLSHHLQRLLLTGLVTQERQATTLICRANYPAMNGLIGFLADECCADAGCGAQAENAA from the coding sequence ATGAACGTCGAACAAGCAGCTAAGCAGCTCGAAGCGCTTGGGAACACCACCCGGCTCCAGGTCTACCGCACTCTCGTCCGGGCCGGAGAGGCGGGCCTGCCCGTCGGGCAGATCCAGGAGCGCCTCGGCATTCCGGGATCGACGCTCTCGCATCACCTCCAGCGGCTCCTGCTGACCGGGTTGGTGACGCAGGAGCGGCAGGCCACGACCCTAATCTGCCGGGCCAACTACCCGGCGATGAACGGCCTCATCGGCTTCCTCGCCGACGAGTGCTGCGCCGATGCCGGATGCGGAGCCCAGGCGGAGAACGCCGCTTGA
- a CDS encoding FAD-dependent monooxygenase encodes MSDTQVLIVGAGPTGLVLALWLNRLGLRLRILDKTPEPGTTSRALVVHARTLEFYRQVGLAEAVVDQGLEFTAANLWVRGRKAARVGFGAMGQGLSPFPYLVIFPQDEHERLLIDRLSETGIEVERRTELLGFEDNGERVRARLRRPDGTEEVCEAAYLAGCDGAHSTVRDVLGIGFPGGAYTRVYYVADVAANGSVMDGELHVALDDTDFLAVFPMAGSGRARLIGTVREETQAPREPLAWQDVSPHMLERLSIQVERVNWFSTYHVHHRVADHFQQGRAFLLGDAAHIHSPVGAQGMNTGIGDAVNLAWKLAAVLHGRAGTPLLHTYEPERIAFARRLVATTDQAFTVVTSPGPLARFIRVAVAPRLLPVLFTAAFVRRFMFRTISQIGVTYRGSRLSEGRAGSVRGGDRLPWVTTASSADQEDDNFAPLRSLDWQAHVYGECGAGIAEACTRRGLALHVFPWQPTTARAGLKRGAVYLVRPDGHIGLADPDASPARLEQYLDTRGVHP; translated from the coding sequence ATGTCTGACACGCAAGTGCTTATCGTGGGCGCCGGGCCGACCGGTCTGGTTCTGGCCCTCTGGCTGAACCGGCTCGGACTCCGCCTGCGCATCCTCGACAAGACGCCGGAACCCGGGACCACGTCACGGGCCCTGGTGGTCCACGCGCGGACGCTCGAGTTCTACCGGCAGGTCGGCCTGGCCGAGGCGGTGGTCGATCAGGGACTGGAATTCACGGCCGCAAACCTGTGGGTGAGGGGCCGGAAAGCCGCCCGTGTCGGCTTCGGCGCGATGGGGCAAGGCTTGAGTCCTTTCCCGTACCTGGTGATCTTCCCGCAGGACGAGCACGAGCGGCTCCTGATCGACCGGTTGAGCGAGACGGGGATCGAGGTCGAGCGCCGGACCGAGCTCCTCGGCTTCGAGGATAACGGCGAGCGCGTGCGGGCACGCCTGAGGCGGCCGGACGGGACCGAGGAGGTGTGCGAAGCGGCCTATCTCGCGGGGTGCGACGGAGCCCATTCCACCGTGCGCGATGTCCTGGGCATCGGCTTCCCGGGCGGCGCCTACACCCGTGTGTACTACGTGGCCGATGTGGCGGCGAACGGCTCGGTGATGGACGGCGAACTGCACGTAGCCCTGGACGACACGGATTTCCTGGCGGTATTTCCCATGGCAGGTTCGGGGCGGGCCCGCCTGATCGGCACGGTGCGGGAGGAGACGCAAGCCCCACGCGAGCCCCTGGCGTGGCAGGACGTCAGCCCCCACATGCTCGAGCGGCTGAGCATTCAAGTCGAGCGGGTGAACTGGTTTTCAACCTACCATGTGCACCATCGTGTGGCGGACCATTTCCAGCAAGGCCGCGCCTTCCTGCTCGGCGATGCCGCGCACATCCACAGCCCCGTGGGCGCGCAGGGCATGAACACCGGCATCGGGGATGCCGTGAACCTGGCCTGGAAGCTGGCGGCCGTCCTGCACGGGCGGGCCGGGACGCCGCTGCTGCACACCTACGAGCCTGAGCGGATCGCCTTCGCCCGGCGCCTGGTGGCGACGACCGACCAGGCTTTCACGGTGGTGACCAGCCCGGGCCCGCTCGCCCGGTTTATCCGCGTCGCGGTCGCGCCACGCCTGCTGCCAGTCCTGTTCACGGCGGCGTTCGTGCGCCGTTTCATGTTCCGCACGATCTCGCAGATCGGGGTGACTTATCGCGGCAGCCGCCTGAGCGAGGGCCGCGCCGGCAGCGTCAGGGGCGGCGACCGCCTGCCTTGGGTCACGACGGCCAGCAGCGCGGATCAGGAAGACGACAATTTCGCGCCGCTAAGATCACTCGACTGGCAGGCTCACGTCTATGGTGAGTGCGGCGCCGGGATCGCGGAGGCCTGCACCAGAAGGGGATTGGCGCTGCACGTGTTCCCCTGGCAACCCACGACAGCGCGCGCGGGCCTCAAGCGGGGCGCCGTGTACCTGGTGCGTCCGGATGGCCATATCGGCTTGGCCGATCCGGACGCCAGCCCGGCCAGGCTGGAACAGTACCTGGACACGCGGGGCGTGCATCCCTGA
- a CDS encoding IS110 family transposase — MPTAPLPPIATLGIDIGKNSFHVVGLDIRGVIVLRQKLSPGQVEARLANMAACLIGMEACVGAHHLSRQLLALGHDVKLMPAQFVSPFRKSHKNDFRDAEAIAEAVQRPTMRFVPTKSVEQLDLQALHRVRARLVSQRTAVLNQIRAFLLERGIPVRQRLRSLRQALPDILAQRTDVLTPRMTHLIEGLMQDWQHLDECIDAVTGEIEALVAADEACQRLMSVPGVGPIIASAMVATIGNGAAFQRGRDFGAWLGLVPRQISTGDRTVLGRLSKRGNTYLRSLLVQAARVLLLWPAKWRQHSFGEWLIAASMRLHHNVLAAALANKLARIAWSVLSQNRTYEPRTAAVMG, encoded by the coding sequence ATGCCCACAGCTCCGCTTCCGCCTATTGCCACCCTTGGGATCGACATCGGCAAGAACAGCTTCCACGTCGTTGGCCTAGATATCCGCGGCGTCATTGTCCTGCGCCAGAAGCTCTCCCCGGGACAGGTCGAGGCACGTCTCGCCAACATGGCGGCGTGTCTGATCGGCATGGAGGCCTGTGTCGGTGCCCACCATCTCAGCCGTCAGTTGCTGGCGCTCGGTCATGATGTGAAGCTGATGCCAGCCCAGTTCGTGTCACCCTTCCGCAAAAGCCACAAGAATGACTTTCGTGATGCTGAGGCCATCGCTGAAGCCGTGCAGCGGCCCACCATGCGGTTTGTGCCCACCAAGAGCGTCGAGCAACTCGACCTGCAAGCTCTTCATCGTGTTCGCGCACGACTGGTGAGCCAACGCACGGCAGTCCTCAACCAGATCCGTGCCTTTCTGCTGGAGCGCGGGATTCCGGTGCGCCAGAGGCTACGTTCGCTGCGTCAGGCTTTGCCGGATATTCTCGCTCAGCGAACGGACGTGCTCACGCCTCGGATGACGCACCTAATCGAAGGCCTGATGCAGGACTGGCAGCATCTCGACGAGTGCATTGATGCAGTGACCGGTGAGATTGAAGCTTTGGTGGCGGCGGACGAGGCCTGCCAGCGCCTGATGAGCGTGCCGGGTGTCGGGCCGATCATCGCCAGTGCCATGGTGGCAACGATCGGCAATGGGGCGGCTTTCCAACGCGGCCGCGACTTCGGAGCGTGGCTCGGCTTGGTTCCGCGCCAGATCTCCACCGGTGACAGAACCGTGCTGGGCCGCCTGTCCAAGCGCGGCAACACCTATCTCCGCTCCCTCCTGGTCCAAGCCGCTCGCGTGCTGCTGCTCTGGCCCGCGAAGTGGCGCCAGCACAGCTTTGGTGAATGGCTGATAGCCGCCTCGATGCGCCTGCACCACAACGTGCTGGCGGCGGCTCTGGCCAACAAGCTGGCCCGCATCGCCTGGAGTGTGCTGAGCCAGAACCGGACTTATGAACCCCGGACAGCGGCTGTGATGGGCTAA
- a CDS encoding transposase, whose protein sequence is MPDLPARFAAIIVAFAPLFRHRTWRHAEVLLVGAILAPGKRTVTSILRITGLSRERHFVNYHRVLSRARWSTREAARLLLGLLIQAFAPTGPVILGLDDTIERRRGKRIKAKGIYRDPVRSSDAHFVKASGLRWINLMLLAPIPWAARTWALPFLTALAPSERYCRERGQRHKKLTDWARQMMLQVRRWLPERELVLVADMGFAALELLAALSRRGVICITRLRLDAALYEPASRRRPGTKGRPRTKGARLPNLSDVLLRTSTRWRRVTVPGWYGEGDRVVEFCSATAVWRHGGMPIVPIRWVVLRDPLGRFSPQALLCTDPTRDPLQIIRWFILRWQIEVTFQEARAHLGVETQRQWSDQAVARTTPCLLGLFSIVTLLAAQLGQRSRTAVWIDSWYRKSHPTFADALAAVRRQIWSEMGLFTSRYRHKMSKPSHALQRGLVYALCQAA, encoded by the coding sequence ATGCCGGACCTGCCCGCCCGCTTCGCCGCGATCATTGTAGCGTTTGCCCCGCTCTTTCGCCACCGAACCTGGCGTCATGCCGAGGTCCTGCTCGTCGGAGCCATCCTGGCACCCGGTAAGCGCACCGTGACCAGCATCTTGCGTATCACCGGCCTCAGTCGCGAGCGCCACTTCGTCAACTATCATCGCGTGCTCAGTCGGGCTCGCTGGAGCACACGCGAGGCGGCCCGGCTGTTGCTGGGCCTGCTGATCCAGGCCTTTGCCCCAACCGGTCCGGTGATCCTCGGCCTGGATGACACCATTGAGCGCCGCCGCGGCAAGCGCATCAAAGCCAAGGGCATCTACCGCGATCCGGTGCGCTCCTCCGATGCTCATTTCGTCAAGGCCTCGGGCCTGCGGTGGATCAACCTCATGCTCCTGGCTCCCATTCCATGGGCAGCTCGCACCTGGGCCCTGCCGTTCCTCACTGCCCTGGCACCCTCCGAGCGGTATTGCCGTGAGCGGGGGCAGCGGCACAAAAAGCTGACCGACTGGGCGCGTCAGATGATGCTGCAGGTCAGGCGGTGGTTGCCTGAGCGCGAATTGGTGCTGGTGGCCGATATGGGCTTTGCCGCCCTGGAACTGCTGGCAGCGCTGTCTCGCCGCGGCGTGATCTGTATTACCCGGCTTCGCCTGGATGCCGCCCTCTACGAGCCGGCTTCACGGCGCCGGCCGGGGACGAAGGGCCGTCCGCGCACCAAAGGAGCTCGGTTGCCGAACCTTTCCGATGTGTTGCTCCGGACGAGCACGCGCTGGCGCCGCGTCACGGTGCCTGGCTGGTATGGCGAAGGAGATCGCGTGGTCGAGTTCTGCTCGGCCACGGCCGTGTGGCGCCATGGCGGAATGCCCATCGTGCCGATCCGCTGGGTCGTGCTGCGTGATCCTCTCGGTCGGTTCTCGCCCCAAGCCCTGCTGTGCACCGATCCCACGCGCGATCCGCTGCAGATCATCCGCTGGTTCATCCTGCGCTGGCAGATCGAGGTCACCTTCCAGGAGGCGCGTGCACATCTGGGCGTAGAGACCCAGCGGCAATGGTCGGATCAGGCCGTCGCCCGCACCACGCCCTGCTTGCTCGGACTGTTCTCAATCGTGACTCTGCTGGCCGCGCAACTCGGTCAGCGCTCCCGAACCGCTGTTTGGATCGACAGCTGGTATCGCAAGTCTCATCCGACTTTCGCGGATGCCCTGGCGGCCGTGCGGCGTCAGATCTGGAGCGAGATGGGTTTATTCACATCACGCTACCGACACAAAATGTCGAAACCCTCACACGCCCTTCAACGAGGCTTGGTTTACGCGCTCTGCCAAGCCGCCTGA
- a CDS encoding putative bifunctional diguanylate cyclase/phosphodiesterase, translating to MLQARIADRVPGRQLALVFLDVDNFKLINDDFGHDAGNEFLKHVARGISRFCGGEDIVARVGGDEFVIALTRYAVAEMVSDVKAIMATISEPIHVHGNTMAAHVSAGIYVMSDEGATVEEALNRAEVTLYESKIDGKNRVSLFSRELDERMRNRRELEDLVQHATAIEGFELHYQPLLSAADESCVGFEALLRLRDRQGAYVPPTTFVPIAESMGLIAAIGKWGIVEAARTAATWPSDTFVSVNLSVRQFYDQTLVSTVSDALKESGLAPYRLELEVTESMLMEDTEGIAEQLRSLKALGVSVAMDDFGTGYSSLAYLWQFGFDKLKIDRSFVSALEKDEHRARQILSTIIMLAHQLGMKVTAEEIETVRQAEILCGLACDQFQGYLFGRLAPASGMTSVFASSGTSRISLENVD from the coding sequence ATGCTCCAGGCCAGAATTGCCGACCGGGTGCCGGGTCGGCAACTGGCTCTTGTTTTTCTCGATGTCGACAACTTCAAGCTCATCAATGACGACTTCGGACATGATGCAGGGAATGAGTTCCTCAAGCACGTTGCGCGCGGCATCAGCCGATTCTGCGGCGGCGAAGACATCGTCGCCCGGGTCGGCGGAGACGAATTCGTGATCGCGCTGACTCGGTACGCGGTGGCAGAGATGGTGTCCGATGTAAAGGCCATCATGGCGACCATCAGCGAGCCGATCCACGTGCACGGCAACACCATGGCCGCCCACGTCAGCGCGGGAATCTATGTGATGTCGGATGAAGGGGCCACGGTCGAGGAGGCGCTGAATCGTGCCGAAGTTACTCTGTACGAATCCAAGATCGACGGCAAAAACAGAGTGAGCTTGTTCTCGCGCGAACTCGATGAGCGCATGCGCAATCGGCGCGAGCTCGAGGATTTGGTTCAACATGCCACGGCAATCGAGGGCTTCGAACTTCACTATCAGCCGTTGCTTTCCGCCGCTGACGAAAGCTGTGTCGGCTTCGAGGCTCTGCTGCGGCTCAGGGATCGCCAGGGCGCCTATGTCCCTCCGACCACGTTCGTTCCGATTGCCGAATCCATGGGACTGATTGCAGCCATCGGCAAGTGGGGGATCGTGGAAGCAGCCCGTACTGCCGCAACCTGGCCATCGGACACATTCGTCTCGGTCAATCTGTCGGTCCGCCAGTTTTACGACCAGACGCTGGTCTCAACCGTCAGCGACGCGCTCAAGGAGAGCGGCCTGGCGCCGTATCGGCTCGAGCTCGAGGTCACCGAGTCGATGCTGATGGAGGACACCGAGGGCATCGCCGAGCAACTCCGGTCTCTCAAGGCACTTGGTGTATCCGTGGCCATGGACGATTTCGGCACGGGTTATTCGAGCCTCGCCTACTTGTGGCAGTTCGGCTTCGACAAGCTCAAGATCGACCGCTCCTTCGTGAGTGCCCTTGAAAAGGACGAGCACAGGGCCCGCCAGATCCTGAGCACCATCATCATGCTCGCCCATCAACTGGGCATGAAGGTAACGGCCGAAGAGATAGAGACCGTGCGGCAGGCGGAAATACTGTGCGGGCTCGCCTGCGATCAGTTCCAGGGCTATCTCTTTGGCCGGCTGGCACCTGCGAGCGGCATGACATCGGTCTTCGCCTCCTCGGGAACGTCACGGATCTCGCTTGAAAATGTCGACTAA
- a CDS encoding diguanylate cyclase, translating into MSKFIPNLADETLPALVEALTESGQAVSIFDAEDNLRYANKTYQGMFLGNYDGPFTFAGITRHAHRNGLGVRIDDGDVEAFLARTLSRRRSLPRKSFETDLVDGRWFWIDQTILPNGWILSVGADITALKQNEKALRQAHEAALKASQTDLLTGLASRRHILEQLDGMLAEHEASGSKLCIAVIDIDHFKAINDGHGHDAGDTVLRHFADMYRERVRAQDMLGRMGGEEFLLILPGAGADDAFRIIDRIRDRFPPAWLVEDGIDLSYTFSAGITEALKGDDRSSILRRADRALYAAKGEGRNCTTISVAAE; encoded by the coding sequence ATGTCTAAGTTCATTCCCAATCTCGCGGACGAGACCCTCCCGGCCCTCGTCGAGGCCCTGACCGAAAGTGGGCAGGCGGTTTCCATCTTTGATGCCGAGGACAATCTCCGGTACGCGAATAAGACCTACCAGGGCATGTTTCTGGGCAACTATGATGGTCCTTTCACCTTCGCCGGCATCACCCGCCACGCACACAGAAACGGTCTTGGCGTTCGGATCGACGATGGAGATGTCGAGGCCTTCCTTGCCAGAACCCTTTCCCGGCGAAGGAGCCTGCCCCGCAAGTCCTTTGAAACCGATCTCGTGGATGGCCGCTGGTTCTGGATCGACCAGACCATTCTGCCGAACGGCTGGATTCTGTCTGTGGGTGCCGACATCACAGCCCTGAAGCAGAACGAAAAGGCATTGCGCCAGGCGCACGAGGCAGCGCTAAAGGCATCGCAGACCGATCTTCTCACGGGTTTGGCCAGCCGCCGCCATATCCTGGAGCAACTCGATGGCATGCTGGCTGAGCATGAGGCCTCTGGTTCGAAGTTGTGTATCGCCGTGATCGACATCGACCACTTCAAGGCCATCAACGACGGGCACGGGCACGACGCTGGGGACACCGTTCTTCGCCATTTTGCGGACATGTACCGCGAGAGAGTGCGTGCACAGGATATGCTGGGTCGGATGGGCGGCGAGGAGTTCCTGCTGATCCTACCCGGTGCCGGGGCTGACGACGCGTTCCGCATCATCGACCGGATCCGGGATCGCTTTCCGCCAGCCTGGCTCGTCGAGGACGGGATTGACCTGTCTTACACCTTCAGCGCCGGGATTACCGAGGCTTTGAAGGGAGACGACCGAAGTTCGATCCTGCGTCGGGCCGACCGCGCCCTGTACGCCGCCAAGGGAGAGGGGCGGAACTGCACCACGATCAGTGTCGCAGCGGAATGA